The following proteins come from a genomic window of Flavobacterium crocinum:
- a CDS encoding RHS repeat-associated core domain-containing protein: MKQYYSYLFLLIFNIVLGQNFTDTKGELQISDSGTAVYNLAIAMPPSIQNVAPVINLTYSSGVRGGIAGQGWSINSISAISRIATRVDIDGFVDGVDFDSNDKLALDGQRLLLKTGVYWANGSTYETEFKSNLRIELKIENGFLFFVVTAPDGSRTWYASRGAGTYENAVSVNAWYIVHFEDANGNEINYNYSNVTYNGTNQLYIKTIDFSGNSSAGIAFQNQIEFNYKGSSRIERDFIKGSAIYATQILDNVMVRTNGNLFRKYQLQHQTDSSLGYQRISSIQEINGSGELSNPVTFTYNNTAETLTRIEKEYTSTLAFDKANIAGDFDGDGRLDFVADKKIYTNLFTGNTGNTGINFPTIRPTLIFPATIKQDYKINQFQSIIEPVASNTQIQFIAYNIVDSNLNYTGLTSSIIQTIAFDNTIFIDPSYMDEDDSYVPPIAPPQAFRNNEYLPGDFDGDGISEVLILSKDERLVWEIYINSSGYSEGGYWRLYSNTDSDYRREVRLAYLSTGASKVLEGDSYYIRATGKRYVADFNGDGKSDIININQYGQYSIVEINKLSTGGTEVNRIGYGTLSNYSHTKQILFGDFNGDGKTDIMLPTSEGAEGQTEWNIYYANPKPNGGDFFFKETLNIVEYRPDTGSYYNTQRHWSNYYAIDINGDGKSDLVRVWRKYFKASWTINNHDTQWRVTGFTNNIGKTGASGFPLTYDSGQYESNSPDIPIPIVSNYKYEGSNSELVVVRGHYNKIEYYQFGKNVDTDNRLKSVSEAGGNVVQAIDYLPMVASNGGISNNSADFYSASSYGLSYPFITLIKNENSYLVSRLTATTNGISKYQEFKYRNYVSNYNCGTIGFEQTARSSWYLSPSDTKIWSINTYGSGSKGYIYSTFTHTDNNNIFSFLPSIFISEKYYNYTDYSDGYIINYRLDDVYTYDKISGVYTFENFLYDPNDYGLVTTKTSESFLNNTLQSKTITNTSYDNNPNGTGTNYYIGRPNEISTSTTYGGEMRTSEEKLFYTNGNVTHTEKKGNNTYAVVEDMTYDAVGNLLTKTISAPNAPVVPTPRTITDEYDTSKRFVIKKTDHQGYVSYLNYNALGQVTYSKNHLNVISTTGYDNWGKLISVSTENTSATPITSNIVYSKLSNGGYTVTSTNNLGEKTITEYDVLGRKVVNSVQGFATNSLLSTKIVYDALGRKKQESEPYATSPTLWTTYQYDYLNRPVSITSPTGKIQSFTYSGVTTTSDDDGKSTTVTVDAVGNKVQTTDEGGTVSFTYFANGSLKESNFEGHKITNTIDGWGNKTSTTDPNAGTYTYSYDAFGQMLQQTTPKGTTTYTYDNTGRLLEKKELGDYTNSTLTYSYDMATNLVTSTTFVNAQENNTTTTNTFSYDNYHRLTTKTESNSYATFVSSCSYDNLGRLDTETKSASAGGKSSARTTRNTYQNGYHWQIIDVSTAQILWQANSFNERGQLLTASLGNGIGISNSYDQYGYVTHNRFDKTGSSPINILTLTNDFEPKRGNLNSRSNSLYGWSETFSYDNLDRLISNSITDSFLKNSFDTTDTEGYVSVGGSTVSSSGGTLSVVGAAQDSGVKKELITGARTGNQVFLNLSIVRAVGADILNVYIEEVNPTTGAATKYLKTTNAASGTINISHTVVQNGMVNLKIEKTTNSAMNVFLLDNVTATKKYTVAQQYDNKGRITANQTGTYQYGDTNKKYQNTAITIQDDYLAYYTNRFNQNIQYNAFKAPYEIEETGIDKIHFAYNQDNNRSMMFYGSLDTNIHLRPLRKYYSADGSMEVKQNLTTGAVEFITYIGGDGYTAPVILKSDGNTQNFLYLHRDYQGSILAITDNNGTVLEKRLFDAWGLALKVQNGSGQAIAQGSWLLDRGYTGHEHLQSVGLINMNGRIYDPLLHRFLQPDNFVQQPDNTQNYNRYAYVLNNPLKYTDPTGEAYELGIAVGIGVAIAALTYTLTAVLADVPFTLGGLAKATFIGAASSAVTFGIGSAVGTIGNFYVRTAVGALAHGTFQGSMTAISGGKFWSGFAAGALSSIAASAWSGGGENSNYHGAGRFANSDVGMIAFGTVSGGVGARLTGGNFWQGAVTGLVVSGLNHYMHKIKESRTLRQKIEKGGLNPDAKPEMTSEFITETLNLKVDGLQASYEAGGKPSFIFSDGNSENVAEHNLSSSNRITIYEKNAKSIYRLASSLFHEYRHAYQIVTNFYSRAQSIYGPLGPEGTYSKLRSLIEWDAYNYQINVGGEVDGFIFGQRDQMKKYFEGK; encoded by the coding sequence ATGAAGCAATATTATTCTTATCTGTTTTTATTGATTTTTAATATAGTATTAGGGCAGAATTTTACTGATACTAAAGGAGAATTACAAATTTCGGATTCTGGTACAGCAGTGTATAATTTAGCAATTGCTATGCCTCCTTCAATTCAGAATGTTGCGCCTGTCATAAATTTGACATACAGCAGTGGAGTGAGAGGGGGCATAGCTGGACAGGGCTGGAGTATCAACAGTATTTCTGCAATTTCAAGAATAGCAACACGTGTTGATATTGATGGGTTTGTAGATGGTGTTGATTTTGATTCTAACGATAAGTTAGCACTTGACGGACAACGTTTACTTTTAAAAACAGGAGTATACTGGGCAAACGGGTCAACTTATGAAACGGAATTTAAAAGTAATTTAAGAATTGAGCTTAAAATTGAAAATGGCTTTCTGTTTTTTGTTGTTACTGCCCCTGATGGCTCCCGTACATGGTATGCCAGCAGAGGGGCAGGAACTTACGAAAATGCAGTTTCGGTAAATGCCTGGTATATTGTTCATTTTGAAGATGCAAATGGAAATGAAATTAACTATAATTACAGTAATGTAACTTATAATGGCACTAATCAGCTTTACATTAAAACAATAGATTTTAGCGGAAATTCATCAGCAGGAATCGCTTTTCAAAATCAAATAGAGTTTAACTATAAAGGCAGTAGTAGGATAGAAAGAGACTTTATTAAAGGTTCTGCTATTTATGCTACACAAATTCTTGATAATGTAATGGTTCGTACCAACGGCAATCTTTTCAGGAAATACCAGTTGCAACATCAGACCGATTCAAGTTTAGGTTATCAGCGAATAAGTAGTATTCAGGAAATCAATGGTTCAGGTGAGTTATCAAATCCGGTTACCTTTACTTATAACAATACGGCAGAAACTTTAACCAGAATAGAAAAAGAGTACACTAGTACATTAGCTTTTGATAAGGCCAATATAGCAGGAGATTTTGATGGAGATGGGAGATTGGACTTTGTTGCGGACAAAAAAATTTATACAAACTTGTTTACAGGCAACACAGGCAACACAGGTATAAATTTCCCAACAATTAGACCAACTCTAATATTTCCGGCAACCATAAAGCAAGACTACAAAATAAATCAATTTCAGTCCATTATCGAGCCTGTTGCAAGCAATACACAAATTCAGTTTATAGCATATAACATTGTTGATAGTAATTTAAATTATACAGGTTTAACTTCTTCCATTATCCAAACAATTGCTTTTGATAATACTATCTTTATTGATCCTTCGTATATGGATGAAGATGATAGTTACGTTCCTCCCATAGCCCCTCCACAAGCCTTTAGAAACAATGAATATTTACCAGGGGATTTTGACGGAGATGGCATTTCAGAAGTATTGATATTATCTAAGGATGAACGGTTAGTTTGGGAAATATATATTAATTCAAGCGGTTATTCTGAGGGGGGGTATTGGAGGCTTTATTCCAATACAGATAGCGATTATAGGAGGGAGGTCAGATTGGCTTATCTCTCTACAGGTGCGTCAAAGGTGTTGGAGGGAGATTCCTATTATATCCGTGCAACAGGAAAACGATATGTTGCTGATTTCAATGGCGATGGAAAATCGGATATCATAAATATAAATCAGTATGGACAGTATTCTATTGTTGAAATAAATAAGCTGTCAACAGGAGGAACAGAAGTAAATAGAATTGGCTATGGAACTCTTTCCAATTATTCCCATACAAAGCAAATCCTTTTTGGAGACTTTAATGGTGACGGTAAAACAGATATTATGCTGCCGACCTCAGAAGGGGCTGAAGGGCAAACCGAATGGAATATTTATTATGCGAATCCGAAACCAAACGGCGGGGATTTTTTCTTTAAAGAAACATTAAATATTGTAGAATACAGGCCAGATACAGGTTCCTATTATAATACTCAAAGACATTGGAGCAATTATTATGCAATTGACATCAATGGAGATGGTAAATCTGATTTGGTAAGGGTTTGGCGCAAATATTTTAAGGCAAGCTGGACTATTAACAATCATGATACCCAGTGGAGAGTTACTGGCTTTACAAATAATATTGGTAAAACTGGTGCATCTGGTTTTCCATTAACATATGATTCGGGACAGTATGAATCGAATTCACCAGACATTCCTATTCCAATCGTCTCAAATTACAAGTATGAAGGTAGTAACAGTGAATTGGTTGTTGTTCGAGGTCATTACAACAAAATTGAATATTACCAATTCGGCAAAAACGTGGATACTGATAACCGATTAAAGTCAGTATCGGAGGCTGGAGGTAATGTAGTACAGGCTATTGATTATCTGCCTATGGTGGCATCAAATGGAGGTATAAGTAATAACTCTGCAGATTTTTATTCTGCCTCATCATATGGTTTAAGTTATCCATTTATCACATTAATAAAAAATGAAAACAGTTATTTGGTTTCTCGCTTAACTGCAACTACAAATGGAATTTCTAAATATCAGGAGTTTAAATATAGAAATTATGTTTCGAATTACAATTGTGGAACTATTGGATTTGAACAAACAGCACGTAGCAGTTGGTATTTAAGTCCGTCTGATACTAAAATATGGTCAATTAATACATATGGATCTGGAAGTAAAGGATATATTTATTCTACCTTTACTCATACGGATAATAATAATATTTTTAGTTTTTTACCAAGTATATTTATTTCAGAAAAATATTATAATTATACGGATTATAGTGATGGATACATTATCAATTATCGTTTAGATGATGTCTATACTTATGACAAAATTTCTGGTGTTTATACTTTCGAAAATTTTTTATATGACCCTAATGATTATGGTTTGGTAACAACCAAAACCTCTGAATCATTTCTAAATAATACGCTTCAAAGTAAAACAATCACAAACACTTCTTATGATAATAATCCTAATGGAACGGGAACGAATTATTATATTGGACGTCCTAATGAAATCAGTACATCCACAACTTATGGTGGTGAAATGCGAACTTCTGAAGAAAAATTGTTCTACACAAATGGAAATGTAACACATACTGAGAAAAAAGGAAATAATACCTATGCTGTTGTAGAGGATATGACTTATGATGCAGTTGGCAATTTGTTAACCAAGACTATTAGTGCTCCAAATGCTCCAGTCGTTCCAACACCCAGAACGATTACTGACGAATATGATACCTCGAAAAGGTTTGTAATCAAAAAGACCGATCATCAAGGATATGTTTCATATTTAAACTATAATGCCTTAGGGCAGGTAACTTACAGTAAAAACCACTTAAATGTTATCAGTACTACTGGTTATGACAATTGGGGGAAATTAATAAGTGTGTCGACGGAAAATACTTCGGCTACACCAATTACTTCAAATATTGTTTATTCAAAATTATCTAATGGAGGTTATACTGTCACATCTACAAATAATCTGGGTGAAAAAACAATAACGGAATATGATGTTTTGGGTAGAAAAGTGGTAAACTCAGTTCAGGGATTTGCGACAAACAGTTTATTGTCAACCAAAATCGTTTACGATGCTTTAGGCAGAAAAAAACAGGAAAGTGAACCATACGCCACTTCTCCGACTTTATGGACAACTTATCAATATGATTATTTAAACCGCCCCGTTTCCATTACATCACCTACAGGAAAGATACAAAGTTTTACCTATTCTGGAGTTACTACAACTTCTGATGATGATGGTAAAAGTACTACTGTTACTGTAGATGCTGTTGGTAATAAGGTGCAGACTACTGATGAAGGGGGGACAGTTAGTTTCACTTATTTTGCTAATGGAAGTCTGAAAGAATCTAATTTTGAAGGTCATAAAATAACCAATACAATTGATGGTTGGGGGAATAAGACTTCAACAACAGATCCTAATGCAGGAACTTATACCTACTCGTACGATGCTTTTGGGCAAATGTTGCAGCAAACAACACCTAAAGGTACGACAACATACACATATGATAACACAGGAAGATTATTAGAGAAAAAAGAATTAGGTGATTATACTAATAGTACACTAACTTATTCTTATGATATGGCTACAAATTTAGTTACGTCAACCACTTTTGTGAATGCTCAGGAAAATAATACAACCACTACTAATACTTTTTCTTATGATAACTACCATCGATTAACCACTAAAACAGAATCTAATTCGTATGCTACCTTTGTTAGTTCCTGCTCTTATGATAATCTTGGAAGATTGGATACCGAGACGAAAAGTGCTAGTGCAGGAGGTAAAAGCAGTGCTCGTACTACCCGTAACACCTACCAAAATGGTTATCATTGGCAAATTATCGACGTATCAACCGCACAAATACTTTGGCAGGCCAATTCATTCAATGAAAGAGGACAGTTACTTACTGCCAGTTTAGGAAACGGAATAGGTATATCTAACAGTTATGATCAATATGGTTACGTAACTCATAATAGATTTGATAAAACGGGGTCTTCTCCAATAAACATCCTGACTTTAACAAATGATTTTGAGCCTAAACGTGGTAATTTAAACAGTCGTTCCAATTCATTATATGGATGGAGCGAAACGTTTTCTTATGATAATTTAGATCGCTTGATTAGCAATAGTATAACCGATTCATTCCTGAAAAATAGTTTTGATACGACCGATACAGAAGGTTATGTTTCTGTTGGAGGTTCAACAGTTAGTTCATCAGGAGGTACTTTGTCTGTAGTGGGTGCAGCCCAGGATTCAGGTGTAAAGAAAGAACTGATAACGGGTGCCAGAACAGGAAATCAAGTTTTCTTAAATTTAAGTATCGTTAGAGCTGTTGGTGCAGATATATTAAATGTTTATATAGAAGAAGTAAACCCGACAACGGGAGCAGCGACCAAATATTTAAAGACAACAAATGCTGCAAGTGGCACGATTAATATTTCGCATACAGTAGTTCAAAACGGAATGGTTAATTTAAAAATTGAAAAAACGACCAATTCTGCAATGAATGTCTTTTTACTTGACAATGTAACGGCTACCAAAAAATATACAGTAGCACAACAGTATGACAATAAAGGACGTATTACCGCAAACCAAACAGGAACTTATCAATATGGTGATACCAACAAAAAATACCAAAACACGGCAATTACCATTCAAGATGATTATTTGGCATATTACACGAATAGATTTAACCAAAATATTCAATACAATGCCTTTAAAGCACCTTATGAAATAGAAGAAACGGGTATCGATAAAATTCATTTTGCATACAATCAGGATAATAATCGTTCGATGATGTTTTATGGTAGTCTGGATACAAACATACACTTGCGCCCTTTGCGCAAATATTATTCGGCAGATGGTTCTATGGAAGTAAAACAAAACCTCACAACTGGTGCTGTAGAGTTTATTACCTATATTGGTGGAGATGGATATACTGCTCCTGTCATACTAAAAAGCGATGGTAACACACAGAATTTTTTATATTTACATCGTGATTATCAGGGCAGTATTTTAGCGATTACCGATAATAACGGGACAGTTCTCGAAAAACGTTTGTTTGATGCCTGGGGATTGGCATTAAAAGTACAAAATGGAAGTGGTCAGGCTATAGCGCAAGGTTCATGGCTTTTGGATAGAGGCTATACAGGTCACGAGCACTTACAAAGTGTTGGATTAATAAATATGAACGGAAGGATTTACGATCCTTTACTGCATCGTTTCTTACAGCCGGACAATTTTGTACAGCAACCCGATAATACCCAAAATTACAACCGTTATGCATACGTTCTTAATAACCCTTTAAAATACACAGATCCGACTGGAGAAGCTTATGAATTAGGGATTGCGGTTGGTATTGGAGTTGCTATAGCAGCATTAACTTACACTCTTACCGCCGTACTTGCTGATGTTCCTTTTACACTGGGAGGACTTGCAAAAGCTACTTTTATAGGGGCCGCCAGCTCTGCCGTAACTTTTGGTATTGGTAGTGCAGTTGGAACCATTGGTAACTTTTATGTAAGGACGGCTGTTGGAGCCTTGGCACATGGCACTTTCCAAGGTAGTATGACTGCGATTTCAGGAGGCAAGTTTTGGAGTGGCTTTGCTGCTGGAGCTTTGAGTAGTATTGCAGCTAGTGCGTGGAGTGGTGGCGGAGAAAATAGTAATTATCATGGAGCTGGCAGATTTGCTAATTCAGATGTAGGTATGATTGCATTCGGCACAGTTTCAGGTGGTGTTGGTGCACGACTTACGGGAGGAAATTTTTGGCAGGGAGCTGTTACAGGTCTTGTTGTTTCTGGATTGAATCATTACATGCATAAGATAAAGGAAAGTAGAACTTTACGACAAAAGATCGAAAAGGGTGGACTAAATCCAGATGCTAAACCAGAAATGACTTCTGAATTTATTACTGAAACATTGAATCTAAAAGTGGATGGTCTTCAGGCTTCTTATGAGGCAGGTGGTAAACCAAGTTTTATATTTTCTGATGGAAATAGTGAGAATGTAGCCGAACATAATTTGTCAAGTAGTAATAGAATAACTATATATGAAAAAAATGCTAAATCGATATATCGTTTGGCAAGTTCATTATTTCATGAGTACAGACATGCTTACCAAATTGTGACTAATTTTTATTCAAGAGCTCAAAGTATTTATGGACCCTTGGGACCAGAAGGTACTTATTCTAAATTGAGGTCTTTAATAGAATGGGATGCATACAATTATCAAATAAATGTTGGTGGTGAAGTTGATGGTTTTATTTTTGGACAGAGAGATCAAATGAAAAAATATTTTGAAGGTAAATAA
- a CDS encoding guanylate kinase, whose product MIRNGLYARHKKIYCKFWEADNMYVLQTDYNEELLSKGFKKYDDIELKNKVYKEVTFNDIESAFEVSTYCTYKGFKFFIEDILDTGFYRIRPLAEAQIHFKDYDRHGYDPVYEVEEIELEEKWEERTPIDEFVFDVEPIVILK is encoded by the coding sequence ATGATAAGAAATGGGTTATATGCCAGGCATAAGAAAATATACTGCAAATTTTGGGAAGCAGATAATATGTATGTTTTACAAACGGATTATAATGAGGAACTATTAAGTAAAGGTTTTAAAAAATATGATGATATAGAATTAAAAAATAAAGTATATAAAGAAGTCACTTTTAATGATATCGAAAGTGCTTTTGAAGTAAGTACATATTGTACATACAAAGGTTTTAAATTTTTCATTGAGGATATATTAGATACAGGATTTTATAGAATTAGACCATTAGCAGAAGCACAAATTCATTTTAAAGATTATGATCGTCATGGCTATGATCCTGTTTATGAGGTTGAAGAAATTGAACTGGAAGAAAAATGGGAAGAAAGAACACCCATAGATGAATTTGTTTTTGATGTAGAACCAATTGTTATATTAAAATAA